Genomic DNA from Macadamia integrifolia cultivar HAES 741 chromosome 6, SCU_Mint_v3, whole genome shotgun sequence:
TGGGTTATGGAGACCTTAGCTCATCTTTTTTCGGTACTTTGGATTTGATGTATTCTAATATGTTattgtattaattttttttaaaaaaatttctaaatatTTCTTTCCAATAGATTTTGGtgtttatgtttctttttgCTTGCCAAAGTGTAATTATAAGTTGGGGTTTATCAGGAGGAATCTTATCAGACATGTATTACTCTTCATCTGACATTGATAAGGTTTTACCAGTATTAGACGAACTTCATTTGATGCATATATGATCTCATGTTTTCACTTCATTAAGAATGCATTAGATGCCGATGATAATAGTTTTCTATAACTTCTCTCTTATTAAAATTACATTGTTTGGACCCTTTGAATATGTGTTTCTAATGGgcatttttcctttataaataACGATGAACACTTTAAAGTATCATTCTAAGGTatcatttgataacgtttttgttatttctgtgtctagaaatagctgAAACAGCTTTTCaagtttttgaaaataaaaatagattttttggtatttgataaacttgtttctggaaacgtttttttataaacataatgccactaaaaaatccaatagtatcattcgatgcccaaaagggagagagggttcggttgcctttttagatttaaatagttgagaaatTTATCGGacacaacattttttttttaatcaaatttgtttctaaaaacgacgaaacaagtcggacttgttttgtTGAAGTTGtttatagaattgtaaataaacataaattttgatttatgtttttagaaacgggtaaaacggaacaactttattaaACGCTTTTAAGCTGCTTTTtagtttctgggaacaagaaaatgcagaaacgacagaaatttggcaccatttgacaatgttccgtttctgccgtttctgcgttttcttgttctcaaaaaatgaagaaacaacctaaaaaagtttgataaagttgttatgGTTcattcgtttttagaaacataaatcaaattttatgacaatttacaattctagaaaagaCTTTGATGGAACTTATTTTGCCGTTTTTAGAAAcgattttgaaagaaaaaaaagttgttgtgcCCAAtgaatctctcaactatttaaacctaaaagaggcaaccgaaccctctctcttttgggcatccgatgatacaattggatttttttttagtggcatCATATCTGCAAAGAActtttctagaaacagatttatcaaacaccaaaaaatctgttttcattttcagaaacatgaaaagccgtttctgttgtttctagatacaaaaacagcagaaacattatTAAACGATACCTTGAGTGTTTTAAactctctcgctctctcaaaTTCTCTATAGACTTTATCCCAAATTTTTGTTTAACCAGAATCACTCGAAATCGGTGAGGCAAATCTCATTGCTTATTTCACTTctttgaaccatggtttgatcAACCAATCTAGATCAGGTTTTGTATATGAGAACTCATAGAGTGAAATCAAACACAAAAGTCTTAAAGATCATAGTGGTACTCACTCGTCTAAAGAACCTTACCTAACTGTCACCACACTGAAAGCCAATGTCCACTTCATTCGATATATTTCTCCGTTCCTTGGAATCAACGGTTCCAGATCACTCTCCATTATCTACTGACAAAAAGAAAACGCGTTTGGATCAAACGATAGGGTATGAAATTACCAAAACACCAACGCCGAAACGGAAAACATTAAACGGAACGGCAGATCCAGCTCACGTTAATTCGTTAAAAAACGATAATCATAAACTGTTAAAGCGGGTAAAGGACGGATATTAGATGCTGAGGTGGTTTTTATACGGAATGACATCATAACTCCTTGGGACCCACTCTCTTAAAGtctccttttttctctcccttcAAGCCTCTATATAACCTTTCCTTTAATCCCCAAGAGAGGACATCTCACACTCAAGTCTCAATTCCCTTCTCCTCTCCTTCGACTGCAACGAAGAAGccgaaaaagaagaaaattaaagatgGTCTCCACTGACTCAGCAGCCacagccaccaccaccaccaccaccaccaccgccacaaCCACTacctctccctcctctcctcAATCTCAATCTTCCCCTGGCCTCTCcccatcttctcctcctcccaTTGTCGTCAGCCCCTGCGCTGCCTGTAAGATCCTCCGTCGTCGATGTGTCGAGAAATGCGTGCTCGCCCCTTACTTTCCTCCAACGGAACCCCTCAAGTTCACCACTGCTCATCGAGTATTCGGCGCAAGCAACATCATCAAATTCTTACAGGTAAAACCCCACTTTTAACACATCCTTAAAAGCTAGCTAGTTGGGCCAGGGGGGGGTTTTTCCTTCGTCCTCGAGTTTCGTGCCTTCAGCTTTTATACCAATTGTTAGAAATTCTTTCTCGGATACTGattttgattatgaaaatttcagGAACTACCAGAATCACAGAGGGCTGATGCAGTGAGTAGCATGGTTTATGAAGCGAATGCGAGGATTAGAGACCCAGTTTACGGGTGTGCCGGAGCGATTTGCCAGCTGCAGAAACAAGTGAGCGATTTGCAGGCGCAATTGGCAAAGACCCAAGCCGAGCTTGTCAACATGCATTGCCAGCAAGCAAACCTTCTGGCCTTAATCTACAAGGAGATGTCTCAGTCTCAACAACAGCCCatccaaccatctttggatCAGTACAGCTTCATCAGTAGCCCTCTTAACAGCTACCAAATGAATGGGTGTTTCACAGAAGACAACAATCTGGGCTCAGTCTGGGAACCTCTCTGGACATGATTGAAGCTTGCAAGAACTATAGGAATCCAACTCTCCCATCCCAAAGttgatggaagaaagaaaaaatggaaactaatttaTTGTAGTAAGGATCAATCAAGCTAAGTAGATAGATAAGTATCATGAATAATGAGAAAACAAGACCGACCGGAAGAAAACTCTTAGGATCCAACATGtctgggaagaaaaaaagaaaagaaaaattaaatttatgaaGATGTTGATGGGTTTCTTTTGGCTTTCCCTCCATGTAATCTTCAAATTAAACTCAAGTGTAACTGTCtatctttcttttgttctttcaaATCCTATCTTTAGTGCTGAAAATAGAACCAGAAATTGAACTTTTTGGTCACCtaattttatcttatttgttCCATGGGGTTCCTTGTCAAACTAGCTATTGACTGCTTCCTTTCTTCTCAGAAATGGACACaaatggttttaaaatttttctttcaatggaGTTGTCTGATTCAATTTTTCATTCACTTCTTTCTCCACCTTTGAAAAGATGGGAAAATAATtcgtttattttttattattatcctTACTTCCCATTAATATTATTTAACAATTAATCAAGATTACATGCACATGCACGTGTTGAAGCAACACTGGATCATTTCTTTGTAAGTTAATGATCATGA
This window encodes:
- the LOC122080972 gene encoding LOB domain-containing protein 1-like produces the protein MVSTDSAATATTTTTTTTATTTTSPSSPQSQSSPGLSPSSPPPIVVSPCAACKILRRRCVEKCVLAPYFPPTEPLKFTTAHRVFGASNIIKFLQELPESQRADAVSSMVYEANARIRDPVYGCAGAICQLQKQVSDLQAQLAKTQAELVNMHCQQANLLALIYKEMSQSQQQPIQPSLDQYSFISSPLNSYQMNGCFTEDNNLGSVWEPLWT